One genomic segment of Salinigranum rubrum includes these proteins:
- a CDS encoding HPP family protein yields the protein MDRETLLARVAAVWQRARRIERRELVEFRRWAENTNNLIHLSILLFVPLLIGGVTIISNALTELSFLLFPPLASGTYTLFADPEGRYASPVKFVVGLTIGALAGWIALELSLLVSGPPTGTFGVLPAAATLSILLTGGTTWALNVEEPAAFSTALLVLVTNRASPQSYVLSVAVFGTLVAGVFYVWREQFYEKRARYLYSTVSADDRVLVPMRGPDWSAETTAAFGTRLAAAHDAGRVVLLGFVEGGGEDENGETTAVTDHLESVAERVRESGVACEVVVTEGEPVTATLRAVRDTGCDLVVTPYEADDGALTEFVRGVFGGPSDAIAFRAVDDDCDWRRVLVLVARPGDTAHAMIDFAERLVGERGTLSVCTCIGTEVERRPAETRLANLVETVDRPVETRVARSEVTSYITANAGAYDLVIIGSSGDRSAASRFVSPPTFERIAEVETDVAVVDRGDP from the coding sequence GTGGACCGCGAGACGCTGCTCGCCCGCGTCGCCGCCGTCTGGCAGCGAGCCCGCCGCATCGAGCGCCGCGAACTCGTCGAGTTCCGCCGCTGGGCCGAGAACACGAACAACCTCATCCACCTCTCGATTCTGCTGTTCGTCCCGCTCCTGATCGGCGGCGTGACGATCATCTCCAACGCCCTCACCGAACTGTCGTTCCTCCTGTTTCCGCCCCTGGCCTCGGGGACGTACACGCTCTTTGCCGACCCCGAGGGGAGGTACGCCTCCCCGGTCAAGTTCGTCGTCGGACTCACCATCGGGGCGTTAGCGGGGTGGATTGCGCTCGAACTCTCCCTTCTCGTCTCCGGCCCGCCCACCGGCACGTTCGGCGTCCTCCCCGCGGCGGCCACGCTCTCTATCCTCCTCACGGGCGGGACGACGTGGGCGCTCAACGTCGAGGAACCGGCGGCGTTCTCGACGGCGCTGCTCGTCCTCGTGACCAACCGCGCGAGCCCACAGTCGTACGTGCTGAGCGTCGCCGTCTTCGGGACGCTCGTCGCCGGCGTGTTCTACGTCTGGCGCGAGCAGTTCTACGAGAAACGCGCCCGCTACCTCTACAGCACCGTCTCCGCGGACGACCGGGTGCTGGTCCCGATGCGCGGCCCCGACTGGTCCGCGGAGACGACCGCCGCGTTCGGGACGCGCCTGGCCGCGGCTCACGACGCCGGGAGGGTGGTCCTCCTCGGTTTCGTCGAGGGCGGCGGCGAGGACGAGAACGGGGAGACGACGGCGGTCACCGACCACCTCGAATCGGTCGCCGAACGCGTCAGGGAGTCGGGCGTCGCCTGCGAGGTGGTCGTCACGGAGGGCGAACCCGTGACGGCGACGCTCCGGGCCGTCCGCGACACCGGCTGTGACCTCGTCGTGACGCCGTACGAGGCGGACGACGGCGCGCTCACCGAGTTCGTCCGCGGCGTGTTCGGCGGGCCGTCCGACGCCATCGCGTTCCGCGCGGTCGACGACGACTGCGACTGGCGGCGCGTGCTCGTTTTGGTCGCGCGTCCCGGCGACACCGCCCACGCGATGATCGACTTCGCCGAGCGACTCGTAGGCGAAAGGGGAACGCTCAGCGTCTGCACCTGCATCGGAACCGAGGTGGAGCGCCGACCGGCGGAGACGCGACTCGCGAACCTCGTCGAGACCGTCGACCGCCCCGTCGAAACGCGCGTCGCCCGGTCCGAGGTGACGTCGTACATCACCGCGAACGCCGGGGCGTACGACCTCGTCATCATCGGGTCGAGCGGCGACCGCTCCGCCGCGTCTCGGTTCGTCTCGCCGCCCACGTTCGAGCGGATCGCGGAGGTCGAGACGGACGTCGCAGTGGTGGACCGAGGGGACCCGTGA
- a CDS encoding TIGR00341 family protein, translating to MRQIKVVVPEEDLDGVLAVLDDESIDYVVTQSATAEETVLLEFPLPTQAVEYILEELRAAGLDDSQYTIITATETAKTAHFNELEDRFVAGPEEDDSVAPEEIRGKALGMHRNNLTYYGLTLLSTIVATAGLLLDSPAVVVGAMVIAPQVGSALISGVGIVLDDRRMLLVGFRSQVLGFALAIGGAAAFGFLLKRGGFVSSLLSVGNVSQVASRVSPGLLTLAVAICAGAAGALALATALPVSLVGVMIAAALVPAAAAVGIGIAWGSPNIALGAGLLLLVNAVAVNLSAFAVLWYLGYRPPDWAEADGLAVLWQKWETVVTIVVLAGLLVTASTLLAGPIAFERAATESVEGVIERPEYDDVELVRVRADIGVGLGLTPSEGESVMVTVNRPVDTAYPQLPERIAAAIATETGRDVAVVVEFNDRGRAPPAADRSMTVRPNSPAI from the coding sequence ATGCGCCAGATCAAGGTGGTGGTCCCCGAGGAGGACCTGGACGGGGTTCTCGCGGTCCTCGACGACGAGTCCATCGACTACGTTGTCACGCAGAGCGCGACCGCCGAAGAGACCGTCCTTCTGGAGTTTCCGCTGCCGACGCAGGCCGTCGAGTACATCCTCGAAGAGCTTCGAGCGGCCGGCCTCGACGACAGTCAGTACACGATCATCACGGCCACCGAGACGGCGAAGACCGCACACTTCAACGAACTCGAGGACCGGTTCGTCGCTGGCCCCGAGGAGGACGACTCCGTCGCCCCCGAAGAGATCAGGGGAAAGGCCCTCGGGATGCACCGCAACAACCTCACCTACTACGGGCTGACGCTCCTGAGTACGATTGTCGCCACCGCGGGACTGCTCCTCGACTCGCCGGCCGTCGTCGTCGGCGCGATGGTGATCGCCCCGCAGGTGGGGTCGGCACTCATCTCGGGCGTGGGAATCGTCCTGGACGACCGCCGGATGCTCCTGGTCGGGTTCCGTTCGCAGGTGCTCGGGTTCGCGCTGGCCATCGGCGGTGCGGCGGCGTTCGGCTTCCTGTTGAAACGCGGCGGGTTCGTCTCCTCGTTGCTCTCCGTGGGAAACGTCAGTCAGGTCGCGAGTCGCGTCTCGCCGGGACTGTTGACACTGGCGGTCGCCATCTGCGCCGGCGCGGCGGGGGCACTCGCCCTCGCGACGGCGCTCCCGGTGTCGCTGGTCGGCGTGATGATCGCCGCCGCGCTCGTTCCGGCCGCGGCCGCCGTCGGCATCGGCATCGCGTGGGGCTCTCCGAACATCGCACTCGGTGCCGGGCTGTTACTCTTAGTGAACGCCGTCGCGGTCAACCTCTCGGCCTTCGCGGTGCTGTGGTATCTCGGCTACCGACCGCCCGACTGGGCCGAGGCCGACGGGCTGGCGGTTCTCTGGCAGAAGTGGGAGACCGTCGTGACCATCGTCGTTCTGGCGGGCCTGCTGGTCACGGCGTCGACGTTGCTGGCCGGTCCGATCGCGTTCGAACGGGCCGCCACGGAGTCCGTCGAGGGCGTTATCGAACGTCCCGAGTACGACGACGTCGAACTGGTCCGCGTCCGAGCGGATATCGGCGTCGGGCTGGGCCTGACCCCGTCCGAGGGCGAGTCGGTGATGGTCACCGTCAACCGTCCGGTCGACACCGCCTATCCACAGCTTCCCGAACGTATCGCCGCCGCGATCGCGACCGAGACCGGCCGGGACGTCGCGGTCGTCGTCGAGTTCAACGACCGGGGTCGCGCGCCCCCCGCGGCCGACCGTTCGATGACAGTCCGTCCTAACTCGCCCGCTATCTGA
- a CDS encoding NAD-binding protein: MVSRQWIGGRASVALTFAVAIASVVTGIANIGAPPRPIGPIAALVPEFVPIIAGFTGALTGFLLLASAFGLRRGLRAAWYATMVLFPVTAAQGALQSNERAVPLVALSVVAFLVLGFNRKRFHRDLDLSATELAALAAIIGAQTYGTVGAYALREQFNGLDNLVDAFYFALVTGSTVGYGDITPSTPIARLFGMSVLLVTVSSFAVALGVLLTPAIEARLSKALGRMTETQLDLLENHVLVLGYGDLTEPILEELASKAPYVVITRDTERARILSDRDVDVFTADPSDAESLQRARVDTARAVVVATNNDAEDALAILTARQLNPEVRIVAAASNRENVDKLKRAGADTVISPTTLGGHLMAESALGGDSERVEQKVMEEKPSKEHPVDEEGDGAEASGGADPDGGSEPGDR, translated from the coding sequence ATGGTCAGTCGCCAGTGGATCGGTGGACGGGCGTCGGTGGCGCTGACCTTCGCCGTCGCCATCGCGTCGGTCGTCACTGGCATCGCCAACATCGGCGCGCCGCCGCGCCCGATCGGTCCCATCGCGGCGCTCGTCCCCGAGTTCGTCCCGATCATCGCCGGCTTCACCGGAGCGCTCACGGGCTTTCTGCTCCTCGCCAGCGCGTTCGGCCTCCGGCGAGGGCTCCGCGCGGCGTGGTACGCGACGATGGTGCTGTTTCCCGTCACGGCCGCACAGGGTGCGCTCCAGTCGAACGAGCGCGCCGTCCCGCTCGTCGCGCTGTCGGTCGTCGCGTTCCTCGTGCTCGGGTTCAACCGCAAGCGGTTCCACCGCGACCTCGACCTCTCCGCCACGGAACTGGCCGCCCTCGCCGCCATCATCGGCGCACAGACGTACGGGACCGTCGGCGCCTACGCGCTCCGCGAGCAGTTCAACGGCCTCGACAACCTCGTCGACGCGTTTTACTTCGCGCTGGTCACCGGGTCGACGGTCGGCTACGGCGACATCACTCCCTCGACCCCCATCGCGCGCCTGTTCGGGATGTCCGTCCTGCTCGTGACGGTCTCCTCGTTCGCGGTGGCGCTCGGTGTCCTCCTCACGCCCGCCATCGAAGCACGCCTCTCGAAAGCACTCGGACGCATGACCGAAACACAACTCGACCTCCTCGAAAACCACGTCCTCGTGCTCGGCTACGGGGACCTCACCGAACCGATCCTCGAAGAACTCGCGTCGAAGGCGCCGTACGTCGTCATCACCCGGGACACAGAACGTGCCCGGATCCTCTCGGACCGCGACGTCGACGTCTTCACCGCCGACCCGAGCGACGCGGAATCGCTCCAGCGCGCCCGCGTCGACACCGCCCGCGCCGTCGTCGTCGCCACCAACAACGACGCCGAGGACGCGCTGGCCATCCTCACGGCACGACAACTGAATCCGGAGGTCAGAATCGTCGCGGCGGCCTCGAACAGGGAGAACGTCGACAAACTCAAGCGCGCCGGCGCGGACACCGTCATCAGCCCGACCACCCTGGGAGGACACCTGATGGCCGAGTCGGCGCTCGGCGGCGACTCCGAGCGGGTCGAACAAAAGGTCATGGAGGAGAAGCCGTCGAAAGAGCATCCGGTCGACGAAGAGGGGGACGGAGCGGAAGCCTCGGGTGGCGCTGACCCGGACGGCGGGTCCGAACCGGGCGACCGCTGA
- a CDS encoding potassium channel family protein, translating to MASLPVEILFGLYLGILTGIIPALVSGVLGFLFKYVTNVTIPGLGVVVLSLAIAGANGGLMALNDPTIIGSGGRFVVAIIVVLMLSLYAHSQGDKLGASVPRRLNLRKLTARTLNTDVVELVGGRGQVRVTVSGDVGDMEGYPALPADLRTSIRDGEWTFPVDVPLVELETRFADRLRSEFDLADVSVRLDENARATVSAAPPVGALSKRIPAGKRAVSVNALLPTGLAAGDDVDVVAGDRTVSGTVLSVAGGSKAARESATTDGGVDTDAPAPASASTAPGGDGRVTLAVTRPDAETLLGVSSAERLVVNSHGVRREFELISLLRRSGRRFRTLTVREGGLLDGVTVGEAAVRDSYGVAVFAVRHEGTWRIAPRGGQAVAAGDSLVVVGTREALGAFEEAVA from the coding sequence ATGGCTTCGCTCCCGGTCGAGATTCTCTTCGGACTCTATCTGGGAATCCTCACGGGGATCATCCCGGCGCTGGTGTCGGGCGTCCTCGGCTTCCTGTTCAAATACGTCACGAACGTGACCATCCCCGGGCTCGGCGTCGTCGTCCTCTCGCTCGCCATCGCGGGCGCGAACGGCGGACTCATGGCGCTGAACGATCCGACCATCATCGGCTCCGGCGGGCGGTTCGTCGTCGCGATCATCGTCGTCCTGATGCTCTCGCTGTACGCGCACAGCCAGGGCGACAAACTGGGCGCGTCGGTGCCGCGACGGCTGAACCTCCGGAAGCTCACGGCGCGGACGCTCAACACGGACGTGGTCGAACTCGTCGGCGGGCGCGGTCAGGTCCGCGTCACCGTCTCCGGCGACGTCGGCGACATGGAGGGCTACCCCGCCCTCCCCGCGGACCTCCGCACGAGCATCCGCGACGGCGAGTGGACGTTCCCGGTCGACGTCCCGCTCGTCGAACTCGAAACCCGGTTCGCCGACCGCCTCCGCTCGGAGTTCGACCTCGCCGACGTGTCGGTGCGTCTGGACGAGAACGCCCGCGCGACTGTGAGCGCCGCACCGCCCGTCGGTGCGCTCTCGAAACGCATCCCCGCCGGCAAGCGTGCGGTGTCCGTGAACGCGCTGCTGCCGACCGGCCTGGCAGCCGGCGACGACGTCGACGTCGTCGCCGGCGACCGAACCGTCTCCGGAACCGTTCTCAGCGTCGCGGGCGGGTCGAAGGCGGCGAGAGAGTCGGCCACGACCGACGGCGGGGTCGACACGGACGCGCCGGCACCCGCCTCGGCTTCGACCGCACCGGGCGGAGACGGCCGCGTCACGCTCGCGGTCACTCGACCGGACGCGGAGACCCTTCTCGGCGTGTCGTCGGCCGAACGACTCGTCGTCAACTCCCACGGCGTCCGCCGCGAGTTCGAACTCATCTCGCTGCTCCGGCGCAGCGGCCGCCGGTTCCGCACGCTGACGGTGCGTGAAGGCGGTCTCCTCGACGGTGTCACGGTCGGAGAGGCGGCCGTCCGCGACAGCTACGGCGTCGCCGTCTTCGCCGTCCGCCACGAGGGGACGTGGCGGATCGCACCGCGCGGCGGACAGGCCGTCGCCGCCGGCGACAGCCTCGTCGTCGTCGGGACGCGCGAGGCGCTGGGCGCGTTCGAGGAGGCGGTTGCGTGA
- a CDS encoding cation:proton antiporter regulatory subunit, translating to MSGLVFLQNVSLDSPTLVEDVARLLAFVFAAGTVSGLSALVFRWYTREPVPLGVSTVLGLSVVALYLNTVGLFSQLVVGRGATIFEFDAVVFNVVAIGLAAFATPVGRRVGDRVATDVFAVAGAKELDAEVSRIVRTVGRVTAVTLPEADDIEDMESYDPVSAELKEEMGAKTLLFPNRLTIEELRDRLITRLKDDYRVGYVDVELTERGVVEYLAVGSRAAGLGPTLGHGTVALSLRADPANAASPGDLVQVWRPGGVDPEPPESDDTDGVDPTEPAEGTRRPPERLFTAELRATNGDVVTLAADATDVGKVDATTTYRLVSLPAEPRADREFASLLRVADETMAAVTVPEGSEIVGETLGSLDVTVAAVRPASGTVQAIPTRSRLIEPGDTLYVVARPEVLRRLEARTSVVVEVPPTAAEAMEAPAD from the coding sequence GTGAGCGGTCTCGTCTTCCTCCAGAACGTCTCGCTCGACAGCCCGACGCTCGTCGAGGACGTCGCGCGGCTCCTGGCGTTCGTCTTCGCCGCAGGAACCGTCTCGGGGCTCTCGGCGCTCGTCTTCCGGTGGTACACCCGCGAACCGGTCCCCCTCGGCGTGTCGACCGTCCTCGGGCTGTCGGTCGTCGCGCTGTATCTCAACACCGTCGGCCTGTTCAGCCAGCTCGTCGTCGGTCGGGGGGCGACCATCTTCGAGTTCGACGCGGTCGTGTTCAACGTCGTCGCCATCGGGCTCGCGGCGTTCGCGACGCCGGTCGGACGGCGCGTGGGTGACCGCGTGGCGACGGACGTCTTCGCCGTCGCCGGCGCGAAGGAACTGGACGCGGAGGTGTCGCGCATCGTCCGAACCGTCGGGCGGGTCACGGCGGTGACGCTCCCCGAGGCCGACGACATCGAGGACATGGAGAGCTACGACCCCGTCTCCGCCGAACTGAAAGAGGAGATGGGCGCGAAGACGCTGCTGTTCCCGAACCGGCTCACCATCGAGGAACTCCGCGACAGGCTCATCACCCGGCTGAAGGACGACTACCGCGTCGGCTACGTCGACGTCGAACTCACCGAGCGGGGGGTCGTCGAGTATCTCGCGGTCGGGAGCCGGGCGGCGGGACTCGGGCCGACGCTCGGACACGGAACGGTCGCCCTCTCGCTCCGCGCCGACCCGGCGAACGCCGCGAGCCCGGGCGACCTGGTTCAGGTGTGGCGACCCGGCGGCGTCGACCCCGAACCGCCGGAGAGCGACGACACCGACGGCGTCGATCCGACGGAGCCAGCGGAGGGGACGCGTCGACCGCCCGAACGGCTCTTCACGGCGGAACTCCGGGCGACGAACGGCGACGTCGTCACGCTCGCCGCCGACGCCACGGACGTCGGGAAGGTCGACGCGACGACGACGTACCGGCTCGTCTCGCTCCCGGCCGAACCCCGTGCGGACCGGGAGTTCGCCTCCCTGCTCCGCGTCGCCGACGAGACGATGGCCGCGGTCACCGTCCCCGAGGGCTCCGAAATCGTGGGGGAGACGCTCGGGTCGCTCGACGTGACCGTCGCCGCGGTCCGTCCCGCCTCGGGGACGGTCCAGGCCATTCCGACGCGCTCGCGGCTCATCGAACCCGGGGACACGCTCTACGTGGTCGCCCGACCCGAGGTGCTCCGACGGCTCGAAGCGCGGACCAGCGTCGTCGTCGAAGTGCCACCCACCGCGGCGGAGGCGATGGAAGCCCCCGCCGACTGA
- a CDS encoding ubiquitin-like small modifier protein 1, giving the protein MELEWKLFADLKEYAGSSRVTVEVDEDATVGDALSALVTANPGLDGRVFDENGTVYDHVNVLRNGENVETAGDGLETELEEADELALFPPVSGG; this is encoded by the coding sequence ATGGAACTCGAGTGGAAGCTGTTCGCCGACCTGAAAGAGTACGCCGGCAGCAGTCGCGTGACCGTCGAAGTCGACGAGGACGCGACCGTCGGTGACGCGCTGTCGGCCCTGGTCACGGCGAACCCGGGGCTCGACGGGCGTGTGTTCGACGAGAACGGGACGGTGTACGACCACGTGAACGTCCTGCGAAACGGGGAGAACGTCGAGACGGCCGGCGACGGGCTCGAAACCGAACTCGAAGAAGCGGACGAACTGGCGTTGTTCCCGCCCGTGAGCGGGGGCTGA
- a CDS encoding cytochrome B, with translation MSDSDDKYPTESGRRRFVKGVVGGAALAGVGAAGSATVNSATTSPGAGGGPTQAYAIENTAGPAPRGMPLIPVEIDSEGYLKGVWPDVQTETQNGVEIEVAETDNFRGSGVAYSSEWFQYCGVQSYPQLAPSAEADNFFRSDSGAYTWQQETYSAGDKLHVDDFSDYREWGNGIGDPGIGKPATGTWRSQDSEDTMPIQVIKSPVVEQKAPEVGGFFEAATQEGFLAWLNKCTHFCCVPGWKQSADAAKFGNANHVYCQCHQSLYDPFTVVQTLFTALPRPDE, from the coding sequence ATGAGCGATAGCGACGACAAGTACCCCACAGAGTCCGGCCGTCGCCGGTTCGTCAAAGGCGTCGTCGGCGGCGCCGCGCTCGCCGGTGTCGGTGCCGCCGGCTCGGCGACCGTCAACTCCGCGACGACCTCCCCCGGTGCGGGTGGCGGCCCGACGCAGGCGTACGCCATCGAGAACACGGCCGGCCCCGCCCCGCGCGGCATGCCGCTCATCCCCGTCGAGATCGACTCCGAGGGCTACCTCAAGGGCGTCTGGCCCGACGTGCAGACCGAGACGCAGAACGGTGTCGAAATCGAGGTCGCCGAGACCGACAACTTCCGCGGGAGCGGCGTTGCGTACTCCTCGGAGTGGTTCCAGTACTGCGGCGTCCAGTCGTACCCACAGCTCGCCCCGTCGGCCGAGGCTGACAACTTCTTCCGCTCGGACTCCGGCGCCTACACGTGGCAACAGGAGACGTACAGCGCCGGCGACAAGCTCCACGTCGACGACTTCTCCGACTACCGCGAGTGGGGCAACGGCATCGGGGACCCCGGCATCGGCAAGCCCGCCACCGGCACCTGGCGGTCGCAGGACTCCGAGGACACGATGCCCATCCAGGTCATCAAGAGCCCCGTCGTCGAGCAGAAGGCGCCCGAAGTCGGCGGCTTCTTCGAGGCGGCGACGCAGGAGGGGTTCCTCGCCTGGCTCAACAAGTGCACCCACTTCTGCTGTGTCCCCGGCTGGAAGCAGTCGGCCGACGCCGCGAAGTTCGGCAACGCGAACCACGTCTACTGCCAGTGTCACCAGTCCCTCTACGACCCCTTTACCGTCGTCCAGACGCTGTTCACCGCGCTGCCGCGCCCCGACGAATAA
- the ppc gene encoding phosphoenolpyruvate carboxylase has protein sequence MELHTRDVRQDVRELGALLGDVLEDQSSTAAFETVEDLRTSAIAYRAGETESRQSLHDVVDRLDPDSESAVARAFTTYFELINLAEERERVRANREASQARTLEDSLEETVEALSEADADTEDVQAILDDVLIEPTFTAHPTEARRKTVKAKLRSIAQDLEVLDERRMTDKEADQRWKEVDAEVTSLWQTSQVRDRRPEPQDEARNVQWYLENILFDVVGEVYQEFEDVVHEEYPDVSVPKLFEFRSWAGSDRDGNPFVTPEVTTDTLERQRDVVIAKYLDALKRLSGVLSQDGRRVDVGDALRESIEADRERLPVVGEEVEARYPDEPYRQKLKLMRERLRRISDVRPDGYTDPAELLEDLDDIHESLCATGAEQVAATYVEPLRRQVDTFGFTLASLDLRDHQENHTEAVSEAFAEVGVDYDAMDEDERVEVLTEAVLQKERLVDLDEPGDVSDTAERVLRRFSKLGDWQREYGVGAIDTYCISMTEEPSHVLEVLFLADQAGVVSLPDHCGLDIVPLLETESALNGARRIMGTLFENEAYEQALAARNDVQEIMLGYSDSNKENGFLAANWDLYKNQRRLASITEDFGVTMRLFHGRGGSISRGGGPMNRAMLALPNETVTGQIKFTEQGEAIAEKYANPRIAERNLEQMLNAQVRARRNAIRQPEEEVPEEWADAMDTMAAAAREEYRALLESEGFVSYFEQATPITVIEDLNLGSRPASRSGERTVEDLRAIPWVFSWTQSRCILPGWYALASGIEAYLEEGDVETLKEMYDEWPFFRTTLDRATLSLARTDVEIAAEYADLADSELRESFFPRLSDEYDRAVDHALTICGRDSLLQREWLEESLSRRNPYVDPLNFLQTHLLAQTHRTPEEEQTLRLTVKGIAAGMKNTG, from the coding sequence ATGGAACTGCACACCAGAGACGTCAGGCAGGACGTCCGGGAGCTTGGTGCGCTCCTCGGTGACGTTCTCGAAGACCAGTCGTCGACGGCGGCGTTCGAGACGGTCGAGGACCTCCGAACCTCGGCGATTGCCTACCGGGCCGGGGAGACGGAGTCGCGACAGTCGCTCCACGACGTCGTCGACCGACTCGACCCGGACAGCGAGAGCGCCGTCGCACGCGCGTTCACCACCTACTTCGAGCTGATCAACCTCGCAGAGGAGCGCGAACGGGTCCGCGCGAACCGCGAGGCGTCCCAGGCACGGACGCTCGAGGACAGTCTCGAAGAGACGGTCGAAGCGCTCTCGGAGGCCGACGCCGACACCGAGGACGTCCAGGCGATTCTCGACGACGTGCTCATCGAGCCGACGTTCACCGCTCACCCGACGGAGGCGCGCCGGAAGACGGTGAAGGCGAAGCTCCGTTCCATCGCGCAGGACCTCGAAGTCCTCGACGAACGGCGGATGACCGACAAGGAGGCCGACCAGCGCTGGAAGGAGGTCGACGCCGAGGTGACGAGCCTCTGGCAGACATCGCAGGTGCGGGACCGCCGGCCCGAACCGCAGGACGAGGCGCGGAACGTCCAGTGGTACCTCGAGAACATCCTCTTCGACGTCGTCGGCGAGGTGTACCAGGAGTTCGAGGACGTCGTCCACGAGGAGTACCCCGACGTGAGCGTCCCGAAACTGTTCGAGTTCCGGTCGTGGGCCGGCTCCGACAGGGACGGCAACCCGTTCGTCACGCCGGAGGTGACGACCGACACGCTCGAACGCCAGCGCGACGTCGTCATCGCGAAGTATCTCGACGCGCTGAAGCGCCTGTCGGGCGTGCTCAGCCAGGACGGCCGACGCGTCGACGTCGGCGACGCGCTCCGCGAGTCCATCGAAGCCGACCGGGAACGGCTACCGGTCGTCGGCGAGGAGGTCGAGGCGCGCTACCCCGACGAGCCGTACCGGCAGAAGCTGAAGCTGATGCGCGAACGGCTGCGACGCATCTCCGACGTCCGCCCCGACGGCTACACCGACCCCGCCGAACTCCTCGAAGACCTCGACGACATCCACGAGAGCCTCTGTGCGACCGGCGCCGAACAGGTCGCCGCGACGTACGTCGAGCCGCTCCGCCGGCAGGTCGACACGTTCGGCTTCACCCTCGCCAGTCTGGACCTCCGCGACCATCAGGAGAACCACACCGAGGCCGTGAGCGAGGCGTTCGCGGAGGTCGGCGTCGACTACGACGCGATGGACGAGGACGAACGGGTCGAGGTGCTGACCGAGGCCGTCCTCCAGAAGGAACGACTCGTCGACCTCGACGAACCGGGCGACGTGTCGGACACCGCCGAGCGCGTCCTCCGACGCTTTTCGAAGCTCGGCGACTGGCAGCGCGAGTACGGCGTCGGCGCCATCGACACGTACTGCATCTCGATGACCGAGGAACCCTCACACGTCCTCGAAGTGCTGTTCCTCGCCGACCAGGCCGGCGTCGTCTCCCTGCCCGACCACTGCGGGCTCGACATCGTCCCCCTGCTGGAGACCGAGAGCGCGCTCAACGGCGCGCGGCGCATCATGGGCACGCTGTTCGAGAACGAGGCGTACGAACAGGCCCTGGCCGCGAGAAACGACGTCCAGGAGATAATGCTGGGCTACTCGGACTCGAACAAGGAGAACGGCTTCCTGGCCGCGAACTGGGACCTCTACAAGAACCAGCGTCGGTTGGCCTCGATCACGGAGGACTTCGGCGTGACGATGCGGCTGTTCCACGGCCGCGGCGGTTCGATTTCGCGGGGTGGCGGCCCGATGAACCGCGCGATGCTCGCGTTGCCGAACGAGACGGTCACCGGCCAGATCAAGTTTACCGAGCAGGGCGAGGCCATCGCCGAGAAGTACGCCAACCCTCGAATCGCGGAGCGCAACCTCGAACAGATGCTTAACGCGCAGGTGCGTGCGCGACGCAACGCCATCCGCCAACCCGAGGAGGAGGTGCCCGAGGAGTGGGCCGACGCGATGGACACGATGGCGGCCGCCGCGCGCGAGGAGTACCGCGCGCTGCTCGAATCGGAGGGGTTCGTCTCCTACTTCGAGCAGGCCACGCCCATCACGGTCATCGAGGATCTCAACCTCGGCTCCCGCCCCGCGTCGCGGTCCGGAGAGCGGACGGTCGAAGACCTCCGCGCCATCCCGTGGGTGTTCTCGTGGACGCAGTCACGGTGTATCCTCCCCGGCTGGTACGCGCTGGCGTCCGGCATCGAGGCGTACCTCGAAGAGGGTGACGTCGAGACGCTCAAGGAGATGTACGACGAGTGGCCGTTCTTCCGGACGACGCTCGACCGTGCGACCCTCTCGCTGGCGCGGACGGACGTCGAGATCGCCGCGGAGTACGCCGACCTCGCCGATTCGGAGCTTCGGGAGTCGTTCTTCCCGCGCCTCTCCGACGAGTACGACCGCGCCGTCGACCACGCGCTCACCATCTGTGGACGCGACTCGCTCCTCCAGCGCGAGTGGCTCGAAGAGAGCCTCTCGCGGCGGAACCCCTACGTCGACCCGCTGAACTTCCTCCAGACGCACCTGCTGGCGCAGACGCACCGCACGCCCGAGGAGGAACAGACTCTCCGACTCACCGTGAAGGGCATCGCCGCCGGCATGAAGAACACGGGCTGA